The Prevotella fusca JCM 17724 genome includes a window with the following:
- a CDS encoding IS5 family transposase — protein MLKRTSNQLSLFSSLEDMLNHNHPLYTLGNKINWRRFENSFSRLYCSTNGRPAHPIRLMCGLLILKHLRNISDESVVLQWSENAYYQYFCGQLEFLPKEPCEASDLVHFRNRIGEEGIEVILAESIRVNTENDNEDHFNTAFIDSTVQEKNITYPTDAKLHKKIINRVLKIVREKKLPLRQSYQRTLKAISRNQRFRNHPRSHRKAVKADRSLRTIAGRLVRELDRNLPDRKGYEKMFELFYKVLSQKRNSRNKIYSLHEPEVQCISKGKEHKKYEFGNKASFIRSLSGIILAAVSFRNEYDGHTIEASLQQTERMTGKRIDNLAGDRGYRGTDLVGTTKILIPQAPKDKDSYYQKKKKHKLFCKRAGIEPTIGHLKSDYRLSRNFYKGVKGDAMNIMLAAAAYNFRRAMRALLCFTKTIIEKSVLVDFSTKWAF, from the coding sequence ATGTTAAAAAGGACCTCTAATCAATTATCATTATTCTCTTCCTTAGAGGATATGCTCAATCACAATCACCCCCTTTATACGCTTGGTAATAAAATCAACTGGCGTAGATTTGAAAACTCCTTCTCTCGTTTGTATTGTAGTACAAATGGTCGCCCTGCGCATCCTATTCGTTTGATGTGCGGACTTTTAATCTTGAAACACTTGCGTAATATCTCTGACGAAAGTGTTGTTTTACAGTGGAGTGAAAATGCTTATTATCAGTATTTCTGTGGTCAACTGGAGTTTCTTCCTAAAGAACCTTGCGAAGCTTCTGATTTGGTTCACTTCCGCAATCGTATAGGCGAAGAAGGAATTGAAGTCATTCTTGCTGAGAGCATCCGTGTCAATACTGAGAATGATAATGAGGATCATTTTAACACAGCTTTTATAGATTCTACGGTACAGGAGAAGAATATCACTTACCCAACGGATGCGAAGTTGCATAAAAAGATAATCAATCGAGTGCTCAAAATCGTTCGTGAGAAGAAACTTCCTTTACGTCAGAGCTACCAAAGGACACTGAAAGCAATCTCTCGCAACCAACGTTTTCGCAATCACCCCAGGAGTCACAGGAAGGCTGTCAAGGCTGACCGGAGTCTGCGCACCATAGCCGGTCGTTTGGTCAGAGAACTTGACCGTAATCTTCCTGACAGGAAAGGCTATGAAAAGATGTTTGAGCTCTTCTATAAGGTCCTTTCTCAAAAACGTAACAGTCGTAATAAGATATATTCTCTTCACGAGCCTGAAGTACAATGCATCAGTAAGGGTAAGGAACATAAGAAGTATGAGTTTGGCAACAAAGCTTCCTTTATCCGTTCGCTATCAGGAATTATTCTTGCTGCCGTTTCTTTTAGGAATGAATATGATGGGCATACCATAGAAGCATCCTTACAACAAACCGAAAGAATGACAGGCAAGCGCATTGATAACTTGGCAGGAGACAGAGGATATAGAGGAACAGATCTGGTTGGAACAACAAAAATACTCATACCACAAGCCCCTAAAGACAAAGATAGTTACTATCAAAAGAAAAAGAAACACAAACTGTTTTGCAAGCGGGCAGGAATAGAGCCTACCATAGGACATCTTAAAAGTGATTACAGATTATCTCGCAACTTTTATAAAGGTGTGAAAGGGGATGCTATGAATATAATGCTGGCAGCTGCAGCATATAACTTCAGAAGAGCTATGAGAGCTCTTTTGTGCTTTACAAAAACTATCATCGAAAAGTCAGTTTTGGTTGACTTTTCGACAAAATGGGCTTTTTAA
- a CDS encoding HEPN-associated N-terminal domain-containing protein, with translation MGRVKELMMEEEELFSRGYVTPDEENKYVCLSHFTNSHLKQFIIDNSRIGKCSYCNSKTKVCKFTSFMDFVGERITDYLGPIDDEELYLASSFLDKGEDEIPGYKRLGSYIAPSNVEYYTDVEDLMFDFELMTDNDKLTENIANCFNVDYWIRKDPTALLYHEKMAYAWENFSERVKKQRYTFFKDISYYKDTVDTYGEEIDVLSEVGEKVCLLEDILKAGTYIYRGRPNGDSAPYKLFEELTAPPIKFAKTNRMSPVGVSMFYGAFEEKTCCNEIRNYLEDKETLIYVGKFRTTKDLRLINLCNIPKPNFWMKSKDDWQAFLFLKLFHNEISKPISADKSELEYIPTQAFSEYLRFIQRAKDGSHFDGIIYKSSLVGTDNIVLFYDDKTSANILELISVEKICKI, from the coding sequence ATGGGAAGAGTTAAAGAACTTATGATGGAAGAGGAGGAGTTGTTTTCTCGTGGTTACGTTACACCCGACGAAGAGAACAAATACGTCTGTTTAAGTCATTTTACTAATAGTCATTTGAAGCAATTTATAATAGATAATAGTAGAATAGGAAAGTGTTCGTACTGTAACAGTAAAACAAAGGTGTGTAAATTTACTTCTTTCATGGATTTTGTTGGAGAAAGGATTACGGATTACCTGGGCCCTATTGATGATGAAGAGTTGTATTTAGCTAGCAGTTTTCTTGATAAAGGCGAGGATGAGATTCCTGGTTATAAAAGACTAGGTTCTTATATTGCCCCTTCAAATGTGGAATATTATACAGATGTAGAAGACTTGATGTTTGATTTTGAGTTGATGACTGATAATGACAAACTTACTGAGAACATAGCCAACTGCTTTAACGTTGATTATTGGATTAGAAAAGACCCGACAGCTTTACTCTACCACGAGAAAATGGCGTATGCATGGGAAAACTTTTCAGAAAGAGTAAAAAAACAAAGATATACTTTCTTTAAAGACATAAGTTATTATAAAGATACAGTTGATACTTATGGGGAAGAAATAGATGTTCTCAGCGAGGTTGGTGAAAAGGTATGTCTCTTGGAAGATATTTTAAAGGCTGGCACATATATTTACAGAGGGCGCCCTAATGGGGATAGTGCACCATACAAATTATTTGAAGAGTTGACAGCTCCTCCTATAAAGTTTGCTAAAACAAATAGGATGAGTCCAGTCGGAGTTTCCATGTTTTATGGTGCTTTCGAAGAAAAGACTTGCTGCAATGAGATAAGAAATTATTTAGAAGACAAAGAGACTTTAATTTATGTGGGAAAGTTTAGAACAACCAAAGATTTGAGACTAATAAATCTTTGCAATATTCCTAAGCCTAATTTTTGGATGAAAAGTAAAGATGATTGGCAAGCTTTCTTATTCCTAAAACTGTTTCATAATGAAATTTCAAAACCCATAAGTGCTGATAAATCAGAGTTAGAATACATTCCTACTCAAGCGTTTTCAGAATATCTTAGATTTATCCAACGCGCTAAGGATGGAAGTCATTTTGATGGAATCATATATAAAAGTTCTCTTGTCGGTACTGATAATATTGTTCTTTTCTATGATGATAAAACAAGTGCGAATATATTGGAATTGATTTCTGTTGAAAAAATATGCAAGATCTAA
- a CDS encoding relaxase/mobilization nuclease domain-containing protein, which translates to MIATILRSSTRFNAVEYNEKKVTQGTAELLEIKNFDLLQNTGNVNSSSLQDYLIKYSAKNDNIQKPQFHLAISCKKDEYDYDELIEFAHKYLKEMGYGEEGQPLLIYGHYDTNNHHIHIVTSRIDPQGKKIGHDNERLRSQAVINKLMGLNPQYEVKKAIQESFAYSFDTLGQFQAILESCGYESFNDADMICIKKGGVVLDTIHLDEISKHFKVSNKEKSEKRRKHLKAIFLKYKKITSNKEELDRVLKKKFGVDLIFIGKKDSPYGYLVVDHKEKAVYKGGDVLSLKEVLTYPQKKQVIDNNNKDVILKTLNSLLEVNNKSTMREVNKSLWHKFGVNIYSDGVIRDKRKRAIAQVEQRILDTLNYNAKVHWIKGFNPSTMQERAILCQFGHIDNEEDIEIAPEINREKTNALINNIKEVIDTSEKDEIYKNLKAAKIIIIRKEQELYALDMETSTIVNLRETDIVLSKIEVYHNRHNNQKENQVNIPGQWGKILSSTSSAHHSNREWEVGGNSNWDYVDDERKYKR; encoded by the coding sequence ATGATTGCAACTATATTAAGGTCAAGTACGCGCTTTAATGCCGTCGAATATAATGAAAAGAAGGTTACTCAAGGAACAGCAGAACTTCTTGAGATTAAAAACTTTGACCTACTACAAAATACAGGCAATGTAAACTCATCAAGTTTACAAGATTATCTTATCAAGTACTCTGCAAAGAATGATAATATTCAAAAGCCACAATTTCATCTTGCTATCTCTTGCAAGAAAGATGAATATGACTACGATGAACTGATAGAGTTTGCCCACAAATATCTAAAAGAAATGGGATATGGCGAAGAAGGGCAACCTCTCTTAATCTATGGTCATTATGATACAAATAATCACCATATTCATATTGTTACAAGTAGAATAGACCCACAGGGTAAAAAGATAGGGCATGATAATGAAAGGCTACGTTCTCAAGCAGTTATTAACAAGCTAATGGGATTAAATCCTCAATACGAAGTTAAGAAAGCGATACAAGAGTCGTTTGCATATTCATTTGATACGTTAGGACAATTCCAAGCTATCCTGGAAAGCTGCGGATATGAAAGCTTTAATGATGCTGACATGATTTGCATTAAGAAGGGAGGTGTTGTTCTCGATACTATTCATTTAGATGAGATAAGCAAGCACTTTAAGGTTTCCAACAAAGAAAAAAGCGAGAAAAGGCGTAAGCATTTAAAAGCGATTTTCCTAAAATACAAGAAGATAACTTCAAACAAAGAAGAACTTGATAGAGTTCTAAAAAAGAAGTTTGGAGTAGATCTTATATTTATAGGTAAGAAAGATTCTCCTTATGGTTATTTGGTCGTTGACCATAAGGAAAAGGCTGTTTATAAAGGTGGAGATGTCCTTTCCTTGAAAGAAGTGTTGACTTATCCTCAAAAGAAACAAGTAATAGACAATAATAACAAAGATGTCATTTTGAAAACCTTGAATAGCCTTCTTGAAGTAAACAATAAGTCAACAATGAGAGAGGTAAATAAAAGTCTGTGGCATAAATTTGGAGTAAACATTTATAGTGATGGAGTTATTCGTGATAAGCGAAAAAGAGCCATTGCTCAGGTAGAACAAAGAATCCTTGATACTCTTAATTATAATGCTAAGGTACATTGGATTAAAGGCTTTAATCCTTCTACTATGCAAGAAAGGGCTATTCTATGTCAGTTTGGTCATATCGATAATGAGGAAGATATAGAAATTGCTCCAGAAATTAATCGAGAAAAGACGAATGCACTAATCAATAACATAAAAGAAGTTATCGATACGTCAGAGAAAGATGAGATATACAAAAATCTAAAAGCAGCCAAAATCATAATTATAAGAAAGGAACAGGAGCTATATGCACTTGATATGGAAACCTCTACCATAGTTAACTTACGTGAGACCGATATTGTTCTCTCCAAAATAGAAGTATATCATAACAGACATAATAACCAAAAAGAGAATCAGGTGAACATTCCTGGCCAATGGGGAAAAATATTAAGCTCTACAAGTTCTGCACACCATTCTAATAGAGAGTGGGAGGTTGGTGGAAATAGTAATTGGGACTATGTAGACGACGAGCGTAAATACAAAAGGTGA
- a CDS encoding plasmid mobilization relaxosome protein MobC, whose translation MKEDKRVNRINLHLNNKELELFRNKANNYSQMSAMIRDAVTQFDDIKTKGWITALNDLSILISNFSTELSKQGGNLNQITKRANELIFMGELDKTYYEEVISHQIKLLQELVYDVKKQQSEIFKRLLKS comes from the coding sequence ATGAAAGAAGATAAAAGAGTCAATAGAATTAATCTCCATCTTAACAACAAAGAGTTGGAATTGTTTAGAAATAAAGCGAATAATTATAGCCAGATGTCTGCTATGATTAGGGATGCAGTTACTCAATTTGATGACATAAAAACGAAAGGTTGGATTACTGCCTTAAATGATTTGTCTATTTTAATCTCTAACTTTTCTACTGAACTTTCTAAGCAAGGAGGTAATTTGAATCAGATAACTAAACGTGCAAACGAGTTGATTTTTATGGGAGAGCTGGATAAAACGTACTATGAAGAAGTTATTTCACATCAGATAAAATTACTGCAGGAGCTGGTTTATGACGTCAAGAAACAGCAATCTGAAATCTTTAAGCGATTGCTGAAATCATAA
- a CDS encoding replication initiation protein → MTKRIYTLIENGGINGSPFSFSNLLMRSPLRYSMMERRFLYKLSEAIKMRYEQMGLRMRENWDNLVFNMTDKDLASIGGNTHIVRTYTTIRALAQKSIIQFRYNKQNQLIIDYFHWIDAFRWNTETNDYTVRVSPELYDYVISLTKSFTVLNLHTAILLESKYSQKFYEFCCQYSGDFRFIDPSTPNVIYKKRVIKVSIKAFRFTFGLSELNDPKTGELLEKEKYLRFKTMVMKVILPAQEELYRLYQENHSDVWFDYQVGDRYGRGRNGSPRDLIFYIYTRTHPKSTNPKKNHPWKEGEEPLYPYEEQQNPSSRASRKIKESDWLQIDEPEQRKIVYQLLLCYLNSDEVTYYMKQIDKEQERCRDSYAQVIQVIYEKQQQPKFQQGTKAYKRKCLVEFVFTKNLKHYGWFIMPKI, encoded by the coding sequence ATGACAAAACGAATTTATACTTTAATCGAAAATGGAGGAATTAATGGTAGTCCTTTTAGCTTTAGTAATCTACTAATGCGATCACCATTACGTTACTCTATGATGGAAAGGCGTTTCCTTTACAAGTTATCAGAGGCGATTAAGATGCGATATGAGCAAATGGGATTAAGAATGCGTGAGAACTGGGATAATCTTGTGTTCAATATGACTGACAAAGATTTAGCCTCTATAGGCGGAAATACCCACATTGTACGTACATACACAACCATACGTGCACTTGCACAGAAATCAATAATTCAATTTCGCTATAACAAACAGAATCAACTAATCATTGATTATTTTCACTGGATAGATGCTTTTCGTTGGAATACGGAGACAAATGATTATACCGTTCGTGTTTCACCAGAACTATATGATTATGTCATTTCTTTAACGAAGTCTTTTACAGTTCTCAATCTTCATACAGCAATCCTCCTTGAATCCAAGTATTCACAGAAGTTTTACGAGTTTTGTTGCCAATACTCAGGTGACTTTCGTTTCATAGACCCATCAACTCCAAATGTCATATACAAAAAGCGTGTTATCAAGGTTTCTATCAAAGCTTTTCGTTTTACGTTTGGTTTATCAGAATTGAACGACCCAAAGACAGGTGAACTTCTGGAGAAAGAAAAATACCTGCGTTTTAAAACGATGGTAATGAAAGTCATTCTTCCTGCTCAAGAAGAACTATATAGGTTGTATCAAGAAAACCACTCAGATGTATGGTTTGATTATCAGGTTGGAGACAGATATGGTCGTGGTCGTAATGGTTCCCCCAGAGACTTGATATTCTATATCTATACACGTACTCATCCAAAATCGACTAATCCTAAAAAGAATCATCCTTGGAAAGAAGGAGAAGAACCGCTATATCCATATGAAGAACAGCAAAATCCTTCTTCAAGAGCTTCAAGGAAAATAAAAGAAAGTGACTGGCTCCAGATTGATGAACCAGAGCAAAGGAAGATAGTCTATCAGCTTTTGCTATGTTACCTTAACTCTGACGAAGTAACTTACTATATGAAACAAATAGATAAAGAGCAAGAACGTTGTCGGGACAGCTACGCTCAAGTCATTCAAGTTATATACGAAAAACAGCAGCAACCAAAGTTTCAACAAGGGACAAAAGCATATAAGCGTAAATGCTTGGTAGAGTTTGTTTTCACGAAGAATCTTAAACACTACGGTTGGTTTATCATGCCAAAGATATGA
- a CDS encoding helix-turn-helix transcriptional regulator produces the protein MPVNKNAYLRYQYLDLCFSNKQRRFNIEELIDFVSEKLGYNVSVRQIREDMSNMRLAPYHAPIKAVPYDGKKCHYYYSNPEFSIFNNELTMEEVTNLRSTIKMLGRYRGIPANAWLEEVISNLEYRFGCKANSENLISFEQNDMLKGLEHLSRIIDATINHQPLEITYQSFRGEPRLCIVHPYYIKQYNSRWFLFGLNQTNDRIENYALDRIDFFRDSQCPFIKNSTVNFETYFDDVIGVSVPYEETPKESIVLRFSENRFPYVVSKPLHKSQKLREEPNTICIEVKPNRELFQKIFSFIPDIEVLSPSWLRLEITNKIQCNLQKYLSVHKDCTDNV, from the coding sequence ATGCCAGTTAATAAAAATGCATATCTACGTTATCAGTATTTAGACCTCTGCTTTAGTAATAAACAAAGACGGTTTAATATAGAAGAATTAATTGATTTTGTTAGTGAGAAGTTAGGTTATAACGTCAGTGTGCGTCAAATTCGTGAAGATATGAGCAATATGCGTTTAGCTCCATATCATGCTCCTATCAAAGCTGTTCCTTATGATGGCAAGAAGTGTCATTACTATTATTCTAATCCAGAATTTTCAATCTTTAACAATGAGTTAACGATGGAAGAAGTTACAAACCTTCGTTCTACGATAAAAATGCTTGGCAGATATCGTGGTATACCTGCTAACGCCTGGTTGGAAGAAGTGATATCTAATCTTGAATATCGTTTTGGTTGTAAAGCAAACTCTGAGAATCTTATCTCTTTTGAACAGAATGATATGCTTAAAGGACTTGAGCATCTTTCTCGAATAATTGATGCTACAATTAATCATCAGCCTTTAGAGATTACTTACCAGTCCTTTAGGGGAGAACCACGTTTATGTATTGTGCATCCGTATTATATAAAGCAATACAATAGTCGATGGTTTTTATTCGGACTTAACCAAACTAATGACCGTATAGAAAATTACGCACTGGATCGCATCGATTTTTTTAGAGATTCTCAATGCCCTTTTATAAAGAATAGCACTGTGAATTTCGAAACTTATTTTGACGATGTGATAGGCGTTTCTGTTCCTTATGAGGAAACTCCCAAAGAGTCTATTGTACTTAGATTCTCTGAAAATCGTTTTCCTTATGTTGTTTCTAAGCCTCTTCATAAGTCTCAGAAACTAAGAGAGGAGCCGAATACGATTTGCATCGAGGTTAAACCTAATCGTGAGTTATTTCAAAAGATTTTTTCTTTCATCCCCGATATTGAAGTACTTTCGCCATCTTGGCTTCGCCTTGAAATTACAAATAAAATACAATGTAATTTACAAAAATATTTGTCTGTGCATAAAGATTGCACAGATAATGTTTAA